Within Lolium rigidum isolate FL_2022 chromosome 5, APGP_CSIRO_Lrig_0.1, whole genome shotgun sequence, the genomic segment ATGGTTATGCGTTGTTTGGGGGATTGAACGGTTGAGTCGATTAATTAGCGAGGGATTAGTGCGTGGGTGGGCGTTGTCCGCTCCATCAAACACAGATAGATTCTGGAGCGTTGGATATTTTGATTGTACGGTCTAGATCGTTTGGATCAGCCCCTCTGGGTCTTTTaatagtagtagactagggtaggGTTAAATCCTACGTTGCGTGTTCAGTCTTTTCCAACGCGGATTTTATTCCAATTTAATCATGACTAACGAATGATATCCATTGCTGTGAAATATCTTTCTAAGTAATACCAACATTGCAGGGGTTGATCTACTGAAAAACGTCGGCGTGCGGGCGTTTGTTGGGCCGCAGACTGCAACTCAGGCTAAGTTCCTTGCGCATCTTGGGAACAAATCATCGGTTCCTATCATTTCATTCTCTGCAGATTGCCCGTCGCGATCGGGACTAACTCCATACTTCATCCGTACAGCGTGGAACGATTCCTCTCAAGCAGAAGctattgctgcacttgttcagagATACAATTGGAGGGAAGTCATCCCTGTATTTGAGGATGACGATTCCAATATCAAATTCATTCCTGACCTTGTTGACGCCCTCAGACAAGTTGACACCCGTGTCTCGTACAGGTGCAAGATCCTTCCTTCAGATAAAGAGGATGATATCAAGAGAGCTATCTCGAGTTTAAGAGACCATTGGACAAGTGTATTTATTGTGCGTATGTCAAATACGTTAGCCCTAAAGTTTTTTCAGCTTGCTAAGGATGAAGGGATGATGGGTGAGGGCTTTGTCTGGATTACCGCATATGGCTTGACAGATATCTTTGATGTGGTTGGCTCTCCCGCTCTTGATTTGATGCAAGGAGTCCTTGGGGTGAAACCTCATGTTCAAGATACTATGGAACTTCAGAACTTTAGACAGAGATGGCGCAAGAAGTACCGATCAGAAAATCCAGGAACCTCATTAACTGAACCCACATTGTTTGGTCTCTATGCTTATGATACCATATGGGCCCTAGCATTAGCAGCAGAGGTGGCTGGATTTGTGAACTCAGACTTTGGGCTGCCTGTAAACAATGGGTCCACTGACTTTGACAGAATAGATACTTCAAGGTCTGCTAAAAAATTGCGAGATTCAATGTTGAAAGTTAATTTTTCGGGCATGAGCGGAAAATTTCAGATTAAAGGCATGCAGTTAGCATCAGTAAATTACACTATAATCAACATCGTTGGTCGGAAGGGAAGAGTGGTCGGTTTCTGGAATCCAGTGTCTGGCATCTCTAGTAGTTTATGGCCAGGTGACAGTGATACTCGACCTAGAGGTTGGATATTGCCATGGAATAAAACTCTTAAGATAGGCGTACCTGTGAAAGGTGGGTTTGGTGAATTTGTAAGATTTGAAGGTGAGCTCCTCCCCAAAGGGTTCTGCATCAATGTATTTGAGGAAGTAGTTGCCGATTTACCCTACAAACTACCATGTAGCTACCTTCCATTTGAAGATAGGATTGGAGAGAGTAATGGAACTATTGATGAACTTGTCTACAAAGTTTATCTTAAGGTATGTATGGACTCCTATTTGCTCCACTATGCATGTtgtcatatttttttttttttttacttttctacGATTACCTTGCTAGAGAGTTGTTACAAACATTATACTCCTCTACTAGGGAGTTAACTCGCGACAGTGTGTGCATTTAACTAGATCTGCATCAATATACACGGTCCTGAATATTCAAGCAGAAAGCAGAGAGCTGTTTATTAGTTTAATCAACTAGTAAGTAATTAATGACCACCACCAATCAGCAAAAGCATAAAATTCCTCCATTAAAGGATTTTTTTTTCTCGTGAATAACTGTGCGtgcaaaaataaaaacagaaaatagaagtcATTACACACAAAAGCACATAAACACAGAACCGGAAATATAATAGCTATTACACTCCATTTTTAGACCAATTCTTTTAATTGCTTAGCTTCCCAAGATGATTAATAGTTTATCCAGACTGTATATTTATATTGCATAAAAATTCTAAAGTAGCCTCTACTGAAAACTTTATCAACTGACTTTATATCTGTTCCTGGCAGGAATTTGATGCGGTGATAGGTGATGTAACAATCTTGGTTAACCGTTCTTTATATGCGGACTTCACTCTTCCTTATACAGAGTCAGGGGTGCGCATGCTGGTTCCAGTCCTAGACCGGAGAAAGAAAACAGCATGGACATTCCTAAAGCCTTTGAAAACTGACCTATGGTTAGGAACTGGGGCTTTTGTTGTCTTCACTGGTTTTGTAGTATGGTGTATTGAGCGAAATGAACAATTCAAAGGTCACCCAGCCAGTCAAATTGGATCGGTCTTCTACTTTATCTTCTCAACACTTGTGTTCGCTCATAGGGAGGGGATGGTTCACAACCTATCAAGAATTGTAGTAATTGTTTGGCTTTTTGTGGT encodes:
- the LOC124654145 gene encoding glutamate receptor 2.9-like isoform X2, translating into MTAATLSVLLLLVAGVYTVTAQGRGGAPGALRPQVVDVGVILDRKTWVGNISWTCIELAMEDFYASPRHAGYSTRLKLHLRDTGLDAVSAAAAGVDLLKNVGVRAFVGPQTATQAKFLAHLGNKSSVPIISFSADCPSRSGLTPYFIRTAWNDSSQAEAIAALVQRYNWREVIPVFEDDDSNIKFIPDLVDALRQVDTRVSYRCKILPSDKEDDIKRAISSLRDHWTSVFIVRMSNTLALKFFQLAKDEGMMGEGFVWITAYGLTDIFDVVGSPALDLMQGVLGVKPHVQDTMELQNFRQRWRKKYRSENPGTSLTEPTLFGLYAYDTIWALALAAEVAGFVNSDFGLPVNNGSTDFDRIDTSRSAKKLRDSMLKVNFSGMSGKFQIKGMQLASVNYTIINIVGRKGRVVGFWNPVSGISSSLWPGDSDTRPRGWILPWNKTLKIGVPVKGGFGEFVRFEGELLPKGFCINVFEEVVADLPYKLPCSYLPFEDRIGESNGTIDELVYKVYLKEFDAVIGDVTILVNRSLYADFTLPYTESGVRMLVPVLDRRKKTAWTFLKPLKTDLWLGTGAFVVFTGFVVWCIERNEQFKGHPASQIGSVFYFIFSTLVFAHREGMVHNLSRIVVIVWLFVVLILQQSYTASLSSILTVEQLQPTVTSLEEVISKGSHVGYLNGSFLPELLRSLKIDDSKMIAFDSPEEYNEALSTGKVAVIVDEIPYLKAFPRGSPLTPDISRGILKLESNGRMVELQKALYGDKSCPDKDNFQTSSSLTLRSFQGLFIISGACSVLALTLHAVRTIYSSPHGSSSASTQSLWRRWLAILSKVFHKGGSPSTTPDNGEPTTPIDSTGDTGSPPEGEHADAGPLSSPPMRGYSGRHILSTNWSSMRRRQIQSCNEIHGDFIAEPEVDR
- the LOC124654145 gene encoding glutamate receptor 2.9-like isoform X1 — encoded protein: MTAATLSVLLLLVAGVYTVTAQGRGGAPGALRPQVVDVGVILDRKTWVGNISWTCIELAMEDFYASPRHAGYSTRLKLHLRDTGLDAVSAAAAGVDLLKNVGVRAFVGPQTATQAKFLAHLGNKSSVPIISFSADCPSRSGLTPYFIRTAWNDSSQAEAIAALVQRYNWREVIPVFEDDDSNIKFIPDLVDALRQVDTRVSYRCKILPSDKEDDIKRAISSLRDHWTSVFIVRMSNTLALKFFQLAKDEGMMGEGFVWITAYGLTDIFDVVGSPALDLMQGVLGVKPHVQDTMELQNFRQRWRKKYRSENPGTSLTEPTLFGLYAYDTIWALALAAEVAGFVNSDFGLPVNNGSTDFDRIDTSRSAKKLRDSMLKVNFSGMSGKFQIKGMQLASVNYTIINIVGRKGRVVGFWNPVSGISSSLWPGDSDTRPRGWILPWNKTLKIGVPVKGGFGEFVRFEGELLPKGFCINVFEEVVADLPYKLPCSYLPFEDRIGESNGTIDELVYKVYLKEFDAVIGDVTILVNRSLYADFTLPYTESGVRMLVPVLDRRKKTAWTFLKPLKTDLWLGTGAFVVFTGFVVWCIERNEQFKGHPASQIGSVFYFIFSTLVFAHREGMVHNLSRIVVIVWLFVVLILQQSYTASLSSILTVEQLQPTVTSLEEVISKGSHVGYLNGSFLPELLRSLKIDDSKMIAFDSPEEYNEALSTGKVAVIVDEIPYLKVFLKNYCHNYTMIGPTYKFDGFGYAFPRGSPLTPDISRGILKLESNGRMVELQKALYGDKSCPDKDNFQTSSSLTLRSFQGLFIISGACSVLALTLHAVRTIYSSPHGSSSASTQSLWRRWLAILSKVFHKGGSPSTTPDNGEPTTPIDSTGDTGSPPEGEHADAGPLSSPPMRGYSGRHILSTNWSSMRRRQIQSCNEIHGDFIAEPEVDR